From the genome of Oikeobacillus pervagus:
GAATAAAGCTGGAATAGTGAAAAAAATAATAAACCAAAAAATACAACCCACCCCATGAAGCCTTTCAATTTCAATGTACTTGCTTCAAGATCATATTTTTCTAGTAGAAGCTTTTGTTCTTCTATCGATATCTGTTTAAATTTATTTTCCAATCATGTTCACTCCTTTGCATAATTGTAGAAGTGACAATCGTTTTACATGAATTTTGACAATCGTACCTGGTGGAATCACGTTCTCTAGTGGACAGATTTTCCCTTTAAAGATGAGTTCATGGCTAATGACAACACGACTTGTGCTCATCTGAATGTTTTGAAACACTTTTTTCATTCCTGTAATGTAATACTTTCCATCTTTCATGATAAATTTTTCATTCTTTTCTGCATGAGCGGGCATCCCAATCGACGTATCCTCGTACATAAGTTCTGTTTGTTGGAATTGATGATTTTTTATTATTTTATAAGTCTCACGTACTTCACTCAGATGGATCGAATGAATGTATCGAATTTGAAATGTTTCCCCTTCTTTTATTGGAAAAAACGATAGAATGTTCCCTTCTTTTTCAAAAACAACAGCTGTGTGGAAGGGGATACACAGTATAAAAATGAGAAAAAGTACTATAAAAAAGACAGTGAGTCGACGCTTTGAAATCACTTTTTGGATCATAATTGATTACTCATTTCCCATTGATTTTTGCATATTCCCCTGTATATTTGGTCTTTGGGACAAGTTCTTTTTCCTACTAAGAAGGGTCTAAAAACTAGAAGAACAGACCCTTCCATCCTCTTATTCTTTCGTGATACCTTTTTCATCGAAATATTTCTTCGCGCCTCGATGGAGCTCAATTCCTAATCCATCTAGTGCTGTTTCTGCTTTAATAAATTTCTTTTTGGCGTGTTGAATTTTATCTGTATTTTCATAAATCGCTTTTGTCATTTTGTAAACCAGATCCTCTGATAAATCGCCACGTACAACTAACATCGCTTGTACGGCAACCGTTGGAACTGATTTATCTAGTTTATATGTTCCTTTAGATACTTCATCCTGGGCATAATAAGGGTACTTTTCTGTTAATTCCTTTATTTTTCCCTCCTGAATTGGAACGATCACGACATCTTCTGTCGCTGCTAAACCTTCAACGGCTCCAGTTGGTGTTCCCGCAGTAATAAACGCTGCATCAATTGTTCTATCTTGAATTCCCGTTGTAGAATCATCAAATGATAAATTTCGTTCCTTAATATCTTTAAATGTCATTCCATGTATTTCAAAGATTTGCTCGGCATTTGCCCGTGTACCAGATCCTGCTTCCCCTACAGAAACAACCTTTCCCTTTAGATCTTCGATGGACTTAATACCCGATTTCTTTGTTGTAACAATTTGAATGGTTTCTGGGTACAATGTTCCGATTCCTTTAATGGTATCGATTTTTTCTTTAAACATATACTTTCCTTCCGTAGCGTATGTGGCAATATCTGTTTGTGTAAAAGCTACCTCTGCATCTTTGGCTTCTAAAATTGCCATGTTCTCTGCTGAAGCACCTGAAGTAATCGCATTCGCATCAATACCAGTTTCATCTTTAATAATTTTTGCAAAAGTTCCCCCCAGAGGGTAATACGTTCCACCAGTACCTCCTGTTGCGATGCTAACAAACTTAACATCCTCTTTTTGATCCCCATTTGTTGCTTTCTCCTTGTCATCATTCCCACACGCAGCTAATACGAGTGAAAAGGCAACAGCAGCCACCGTGCTAGCCATCCATTTTCTTTTTTTCATTGAAATCCCCCTTGTACACCATATTCACTACTACTCTATTACTAAAGTTTCAAAATCATTAATCTTTTTTGAAGCATATTGTGGAAAGAACAAAAGCGCAAGCGCTCAGGCCTGGCGTATGGATTTCGAAGTTTTCGACCGAGATAATGAAAACAAGAACGAGGTAGTCCACGAACTGATGTTGACTTATATTAGGAGTAGTCGGAGAAATTTGCTAGCTGATAGGTGCTGAAGGCTTGCTGTGGACAACATTCTTTAAAAGGTTTAACTACAGTTCTAAATTTTACAGTTTCTGAACAACAAAAAAGTTAGCTAGTAAACGGAAAATTTGCTCGTCACTAGCTAACTTTTTTTACTTAATCATCTTTTCATTTTCTTTAAAAAATGCGGTTGTTAGTTCATCTTCATAGTCCCTTATCCGATGGGCTAATCTTGAAGCTGCACTTGCTGCAATGGCACCTATTAGATCATCTAAAAAAGTATGAACTTTTTCTCCCATTTTTGTGTCTAAATTTTTAATGATTCCTATTTTTTCACTGTCTAGATGGCCGTAGTTTGTGACAGCGATGCTTCCGTAACCAAGTGAGGCACCAAGCGCGATCGTTTCATCAATTCCAAATAAGCTTTCATCTGTTTCTACAATGCTCTGTAACGGTTCAGATAGTTTCCCCTGCTCAGCCAGTGTATCCAATTCAACCCCAACGAGGATTGCGTGTTGGATTTCTCTTTTCAGTAAGACATTTTCAACACTATCGACGCATTCATCCAATGTTAAATTTTGACTATATGGTGATTGGAGTTCAAAGACAATTTCAGCAATGTCTAAAATGGTCACTCCTCTGTCTTTAAGTTTTTGGATCGCTGCTTTTGTAACCTCTTCGGAATGAACTCTTCTTTTCATATTTTACTTTTCCTCCCAATTGTTTACATTCACATTATATCACATAGACTTCAACTATGCTTCTTCATTCTTGTTGCCCTAGATTGGAAAGCCCACTTTCCTGAAAAAAGATCGTTCCCTATTAGTAGGTCTTGAATAAGACTCTTGAAGTTTTTTTATGGTAAAATAATTGAACTATGATTGATTTGGAGGAGAATACATTGGCAATACAGCATGGTACAATCACAGACTTCACAATTGAATCAAAAGAACTCAATGAAGAGATTTCTTTTCTCGTTTATTTACCGGAAAATTTCTCACCCCTTTACAAATATCATCTGCTTATTACACAAGATGGGAAAGATTATTTCCAACTCGGAAGAATTCCACGTTTGGCAGATGAATTCCTAGCAAAAGGGGAAATTGAAAATGTGATCATTGTTGGCATCCCTTATAAAAATGTGAAAGACCGTAGAAAAAAATATCACCCAGATGGGGAGGAAAACAAAGCATATATACGTTTTATTGCGCATGAACTCCTTCCTTTTCTTGAGGAAAAATACCCAACTTTTCAAATGGGGAAAGGTCGAGCATTGATGGGAGATTCTTTAGGGGCCACTGTATCCTTGATGACAGCCCTTCAGTATCCTCACACTTTTGGGAAGGTCGTTTTACAATCTCCCTATGTAGATAAATCTGTGCTACAAGCAGTGGAACAATGTACAGAACTGCATCAATTAGACATCTATCATATTATCGGGAAGGGCGAAACAGAAGTCAAAACGACAGATGGAAAAATAGCCGACTTCCTAACACCGAACCGCGAACTGCATCAATTGTTTCAAAAGATGGGGAAAGATACTTTTTACGAAGAATTTGAAGGGAATCATACATGGAAATTTTGGCAACCAGATTTGAAACGTGCTTTAAAGTTTTTAATTGGGGAAAAATAATCAACATCTGAATCATATAAATAAAAAGATGGAATCACATAGAAAAGTAAAATATTCCTATTCATTTATTGGAATTTATCCCATTTTTACTATACTATTAAATCATGTGATCCGTCATAAGTGAAACAACCATCAGTGGGATATGGCTTCCTTCCCCACTGATGGCTCATTAAACTTAGAACAGGACTTTCGGGCTTACCCAATTAGATTATGAATACTCCACTTCTTTTTGCTTGAGTACCTTGAGCCCGTGAAGCCACAAGAAAATTGATAAAAAATCAATATTTAGGAGGTAGATCTAAAATGAAGTATGGTATAGTTGCGTTCCCTTCAAAGAAATTACAAGATTTAGCGAACTCCTATCGGAAAAGATATGATCCCCATTACTCACTCATTCCTCCACATCTTACGCTTAAGGCACCTTTTGAGGCAGATGAGAATCAACTGAATGAAATCGTTATCAAACTACAGAAGATTTCCAAGAGTAATAAACCATTTCCATTACATGTTTACAAAGTGAGTTCATTTGAGCCTGTAAACAATGTGATCTATTTCAAAGCGGAAATAAACGAGGACCTACAAAAAATTTATCAGGACTTACATGAATTTGGGGATCAACCTCCTTATTCATTTGTTCCTCATATTACGATTGCTCAAAAATTATCCCATAGTGAGTATTCCGATGTATTTAATTCACTGAGAATGGTTGGGATCGAGCATCAAGAGGAAATTGATCGTTTTCACCTCTTATATCAATTAGATAATGAATCATGGACAGTATACGAAACATTTCGCCTCGGAAAGGAATAAGTAGATCGTGAATATCATCATCGCAAAGAAACAAGAAGAATTACAACAAGTATTTAATGTACGCAAAACCGTATTTGTTCAGGAACAAAATGTGTCTTTGGAAGAAGAGATCGACGAATTCGAGCATTCGGCCATTCATTTTCTTTTAAAAGAGGAAGAGCAAGCTTTAGGTGCAGGGCGCTTTCGCATTCTTAATGGAATTGGAAAAGTGGAAAGAATTTGCGTCCTCAAGGAATTACGTGGAAAAGGGGCAGGAAAGAAAATCATGCAGGCGATCGAACAATATGCCAAAAATCAATCCATCCCGCTTTTAAAATTAAATGCCCAAATGCATGCGATTCCATTCTATGAAAATCTCGGCTATCGAGTCGTCTCCGAAGAATTCTTAGATGCCGGCATCCCACATAAAACAATGATTAAAGAGATTGAATAGTCATTTACACCCCCGAAAAAACCGGGGGTATTTCTGTATAAAAATATTTTATTAGCCGATACTCTTGAGGTAAAACCATTGTTTACTAAAGGAGTGCAGTTCTTTGAATCTATGGAGTATTGCTGCTGATTTAGCTGTCGGATATGTTGCCCTCTTTGCATTGACGAAGTTTCTAGGAAAAACACAAATTGCCCAATTAAGCCCTTTTGACTTTGTTTCCGCTGTTACTCTTGGAGAACTTGTTGGAAATAGTATTTATGACAAAGAGATTAGCACGATTAAAATGCTATTTGCCGTTATCATTTGGGGAGCACTGATTTTTATTACTGAAATTGCCACACAGAAATCGAGAAAATTCCGCCATTTTTCCGAAGGCAAGCCGGCGATCATTATTAATAAAGGGAAAATTGACTATCAAGAACTAAAGAAAAATCGATTAGATATGAACCAAATGCAGCATTTACTTAGATCTAAAGATGTTTTTTCAGTTCGCGAGTGTGAATATGCCCTACTGGAAACAGATGGTACATTAAGTGTGTTAAAAAAGCCACTGTATGATGAAGTAACGAAGCAAGATTTAAACTTAATTCACACTCCAAATGAGGGGGTTCTCCCTTTGACGGTCATATTAGATAAAGAGATTATATACGATAATTTAAAAATCATCGATAAAGATGAAAGTTGGTTACGATCTGAGATGGAAAAAGCGGGAATTAAGCATTCCGAAGAGGTTCTTTACGCCGAATGGACAGAGGGACAAAACTTATTCATTCAAACCTTTGACAAAAGAATCTCCTCCTAAAAACCAAAATGCCCTTTGCATGATTCCCTAAACAATTTTATCAAATAATCTTCCGGTTACCTGTACTTGTTGTCGTTCTATAGATAGCGAGAAGATGGTTTGGGATTTCTGCTGTTTATCCTCCCCTTTCCCCATTCCCATCGTCTGTTTTCTCCCTTGCCACTCATTTTGACATTTTTGAATACGCTCTACGATTAAGGGGCTTTTTTTATATTTTTTACTTCGCTCATCATCATGAAAATATTGAAAGTTCAGAATTGGGGATAGAAATCCTATTAGATCACCTTCTTTTTCAACTTATTGATCTGGAGATGTCCATCCAAATCAAAATTCCTAATATTTAAAAAATAACTTGCGATTTCGCAAGTTATTTTTTATTAATCATATTCGAAATTGTATTAAAGTCAATCTTTTTTCCATCTTTTACAATCGATTCAACCAATTTATTTTCCATCTCTCTTGAAACAGGTTTGTTGGCTATTTGTGAAACTTTTCGAATGACATTTCTTACTGTTTTTTCATCTTTAAAATTTGCATTTTGTAATGAATTTGCTAATTCAAAAATATCATTCATATTAACTCCCGTTTTCTTTTCTATATTTTTAAAAAAACCGTTTTGCATCAAGTTCCCTCCTTTTTCAAGCTACTGTTAGCATATGAAAATTTAAGGGAATGGTGAAAAAAATGGGTATAGAGTGAAACTTCATTCAGTGGGGGTTTTCTTCATCCCCACTGAATGTTAGTTGACCTTATCGGACCTTTAGGGGCAGTGATCCTCCACTTATCTTCTTTATTTCCAAATCGTTTTGATGTGGAGGTTTTACTGCCTATTAAGGCGGGAGCAAAAGAAATCAAAAAGGGGCTGTCTCAAAAGTCCATTTTAATATGAATTTTGCCCAAATTAAAAACCCAAGAATGTTAATATGACAGCATTCTTGGGTTTTGCATTTTACCGATTTAGGCTTAGAAAACTACTTTTCGAACAGCCCTTTTTATTCAATTTAATTAGCAAAAGCTTGCGCCCACAATAATTAATAAAATGAATAGTACGACGATTAAAACGAATGTAGAACCACCGCCATAACCACCGCAATAGCCATAACCTGCAACTTGAGGACCACAACCGCAGCCTCCCCAACCGTATCCGGACATTTATTGTCACCTCTCTTTAATCTTAAGCTCACTTCTAACATATGTAAATCGACTAGATCTTGTATGGGCGAATAACTATTTCCCCAAAAATGATGTGAGCTATGGAGATAAGACAATGATTCAATTAAGCATTTCTGGACTCATACTTCATCCTTTTGGTTTAAACAATAATGCCCCAAGGAATCCGAACACAATGGCAGCAGATATTCCTGAACTTGTTACTTCAAACATACCTGTTAAAACCCCAACAATTCCGTGTTTATCCGCTTCTTGCATCGCCCCTTGCACAAGAGAATTTCCAAAACTTGTAATCGGGATTGTTGCACCTGCACCCGCAAAATCAATTAATGGCTCATATAATCCAAAGCCTGCAAGCACTGCACCGATGACGACGAGTAAGCTTAATGTATGGCCAGGTGTTAATTTAGCGACATCGAATAAAAGTTGACCGACAACACAAAATAAACCGCCAATCACAAAGGCCCAAAAAAACATGGCTAACATTTTTCTCTCTCCTTTCTAAATTCCATACTCAACAGCAACTGCATGGGAGAGGCAATGAATGGATTCTTTTTGATGAACAGCTAATGGAGATAAAGTGAATCATTTAGTGGGGGTTTTCTTCATCCCCCACTTAATGTTAGTTAATCTTATCAGACCTTTAGAGGCCGTGATCCTCCACCTATCTTCTTTGTTTCCAAATCATTTTGAGGTGGAGATTTTATTGCCCGTTAAGGCGAGATAAAAGGTTTTCGTAGTAAATTTATAAGTGTTGGTCAAAAAAGAAGATTGTAATCTTTTAATCACTACAACCCTCCCCACATGGTGAGAAGTGTTTTAATAAGTGCAATGATAAACGCTGAAAAAACCCCAAATAAAATGACCGATCCCGCAAGCTTAAACATATTTCCACCAACACCTAGCACAAAACCTTCCGTTCGATGTTCAATGGCTGCTGAAATCACCGCATTTCCAAATCCGGTAACAGGAACAGCACTCCCCGCCCCAGCATATTGACCAAGTCGATCATACACCCCGAACCCAGTTAATAACATTGCGAAGAAAACCATTGTGGCAACCGTAGGATTTCCCGCTGTTTGTTCAGTAAAATTGAAAAAATAAATATAGAAATACATGATAGCTTGCCCAATCGAACAAATGATGCCACCGATGAAAAAGGCACGAATACAATTTTTTAGAATGGGTCGTTTGATTTCATGCTTTTTTTCAATCTTTTCATACCTTTCCTGCTCCACTGTCTTATCCGTATTTGCCATTAGAAGATCCCCCTTTCTTAAGTTAATGCTGACTGTAATTTAAGGATTTCTTCTAATCTTTTCTTCGCTTCTTTTTCGGTCACTTTTCCTTTTGACATATCTTCTTTTAACCGGACGACCTCCAAAAAGATTTTATAATCGCTAGATACTGTAATTTTTTCATCTGGATATTTTTTCTTGAGCGTTTTTTTTAAGTCTTTTTCGATCTTTTTCATTTTAAATCGTTCAAAATGTCTGACCTTATAGGCAACTAAAATATCCTTTTTCCCCTCAATTACGGCTACATCATAAAGTTCATTGAAATTGAGCACATCTTTTTTCACTTGTTCCGCAACACTCTGATCCTTCTTATCTAAATCAACAGGTGGAGGATTGGTTGTTTTGATTAACGCTAACTGGCTATCATCCGTCCCTTTTTTATTATTTGCACCACAACCGACCAGAATGATCGTCATGACAATGATTAAACTTCTTAAAAGGTTCATTTTTCATCCCCCCTTACTGTATTCTAAGTATTATTTTTTTCTATTTTTCATTTTTTATGACTACGTTTTCATAATTGAAAATGTAAGGATTCGAAATTTGGCCAAAAAAAAGAAGAAGCCTCGAAAGACCTCTTCATTGAAAAATTTATCTTGCTAAAATATGATATCCTGAATCAACGTGAATATTTTCACCCGTTATTCCTCTAGACATATCACTAAATAAGAATACAGCTGTATCTCCCACTTCTTCCTGTGTAGTTGTACGACGAAGTGGAGCCTTCTCTTCAATTTCCTTTAAAATTGAGTTGAAATCATTAATCCCTTTTGCAGCAAGAGTACGAATTGGTCCTGCTGAAATGGAATTAATTCGAATTCCATGCTTACCTAAATCAGCGGCTAAATAACGAACACTTGCATCTAGGGAAGCCTTAGCTACACCCATGACATTATAGTTTGTCACAACTCTTTCCCCACCTAGATAAGTCATTGTGACTATACTTCCACCTTCAGTCATTAACTCTTTAGCTGCCTTTGCAACAGCTGTTAAAGAATAAGAACTAATATTATGAGCTAATAAAAATCCATCTCGTGAAGTATCAACAAACTCTCCTGCTAAATCTTCCTTATTGGCAAACGCAATACAATGTGCTAATCCGTGGATCGTTCCGACTTCTTCCTTAATTGTAGCAAAACACTTTTCGATTTCTTCATCTTTCGTAATATCACATGGTAAGATGAAAGCATCTTGGCCTTCTAATGTATCGGCAAGTTCACGGACATTTTTTTCTAAGCGCTCACCAGCATATGTAAAAATTAATCTTGCACCGGAATTGTGTAAAGAACGCGCAATCCCCCAAGCAATACTTCGTTTATTTGCAACTCCCATTACTACAAACGTTTTACCTGCTAAAGAAAGAGTCATTTTGTTTCCTCCTGTTATTACAAGTTATTAGTACCTAGTAATAATTTTAGCATGAATAATCAGTACCTGTAAACATATCTTTCAAAAAGAAGGAGAATTTAGCCCTTTATCGTTGTTTTTGCAAAAAACTCTCCCCCACTCGATAGGAACACGGGAACACCTCTCATTTTTCAAGATAAGAGAATCATTACTGGGAAGCTAACATTTCTTCGTAAAATTATTTCAACACCATTTATTGTATCAAAGCTTATTTAAACATAAGCATAAAACTCTAATTCCCGCTTAAGTTCATCCACATATTCCTTCGAACCTGTCACAATTAAACGGTCATTAAGATGCAATTCGGTATCCCCATGAGGGACGATGGATTCATTTCCACGGTAAATCCGGACAAAGATGACGTCTCCAGTAAACGGAAACGTTCTTAAAGGCATTTCTTCAAATTGTGGGTTATTCATCGTGATTTCATGTAATGATGTTTCCTTATCTGTTAAAATGTCCATGACACTCGGTGATTCAATGAGAGCTCTTAATAAAGCCTTTGATGATAAATAGACGGAGAATACTTCTAATCCATGTTCTAACAAAGGCTCTTCTAAATCTCCACTTTCCACACGAGCGATTACCCGTTCCACTCCTTTATCTTTTGTGGCAAACGCTAAAGTAGCATTTCTTTCTTCATCGCCTGTCATAAGGACCACAATATCAGCATCAAACACTCCATGCGCCTCTAGTGTCTCCACTTCATAATCATCCATTTCGATAATATTAAAAACCGAATTAGCAATTGGACGATCTGATTTATCTTGTTTCGTATGGTATAAAATTGGCGAATACAAGGATGATTTTAATTCTCTAGAAACAGGCATCGTTAGTTGATTAGCTCCTACAAAAGCCACTTGAATTTGGCGATCCTCCGCTGCTTCTTTTGGTAAGAGTTTTTTGAAAATGATCGGTGTAATCACACAAGTAATAACAGCTACTAATATTAACGTCCCACTCATTTGAGGAGTGATTACCTTCATTCTCTCCGCAATTTTCGCTGCAGCAATCACAAGCGAAAGTGTGGATGTCAGCAAGAAAGTCGAAGCCATAGTGGTTTTCATATCATACCACTTTCGTAAATACAACATTGGAATAACCTTGGAAATAAAGAATGCGATCATTAATAAAGGGATAAGCATTAACATTTTCTTATCGCTTAATAATGTCCATAAATCTAAATCGACTCCAACCATTACAAAGAAAATAGGAATCAGGAAACCATAACCGAAGGAATCTAACTGGCGCACTAATTCTTGATTAGGTGACAGAAGTGAGACTAATACCCCCGCTAAAAAGGCTCCTAAAATATTTTCAGCCCCAACGTATTCAGATAACGCAACTAACACCATAATTAAAGTAAAAATAGCCCTTGTTCCAATTTGAACTGTACCTGTAGACAAAGCTGAAAAAAATGATTTTTTCACAAATCGGTTGGCAACGAAATAAAGAATGACTCCTGCACCAAATAAGACGAGCAGTAACCACATGTTACCCCCATCTTCTCCAGAGACAGAGACAAATACGGCAAGTAAGATCATGGTAGCTAGATCGGCAATCACCGCCACTAATAAAATGATTTGGCCAATCCCTGACTTTGTAATATTAGCTTCTTTTAAAGTCGGAACAACTACTCCTAATGAGATCGTTGAAATAATTAACGTCATTAGGAAGGCATTTTCAATTAATCCAAAAAACACAAAGAGATATGATAAACCTAGTGAAACCATGAAAATTCCTGCAAAAATAACGGTTGAAACAAATAATCGATTTGGTTCTTCTTTCCCATTTGGTAACTTGGATTTCTTTTTACCATTTTTAAACGCATTAAAGTCTATTTCAACCCCACTCAAAAACATTAAAAAGATAAAACCTAATGTAGATAAGGTTTCTAACCACATATCCTGCTCAACTAAATTGAAACCACTTTTCCCAATAAATAATCCAATAATGATTTCAGCAACCACAACTGGCATAAAATTCAGTTTCAGCCGATGAAGGATCAGTGGAGTTATAAATGCGGCCACAATCACGATGACTAAAGATATAAGTGAAACATGCTGCTCCATAACTAGTCTCCATCTCCTTTCCCTAAAGACAAGATGCCAATTTATTTAAATATATAAAATGAAACTTCATTCAGTGGGGTTTTCTTCATCCTCCATTGAATGTTAGTTGACCTTATCGGATCTTTAGGGGCAGTGGTCCTCCACCTATTTTTTT
Proteins encoded in this window:
- a CDS encoding DUF1850 domain-containing protein encodes the protein MIQKVISKRRLTVFFIVLFLIFILCIPFHTAVVFEKEGNILSFFPIKEGETFQIRYIHSIHLSEVRETYKIIKNHQFQQTELMYEDTSIGMPAHAEKNEKFIMKDGKYYITGMKKVFQNIQMSTSRVVISHELIFKGKICPLENVIPPGTIVKIHVKRLSLLQLCKGVNMIGK
- a CDS encoding TAXI family TRAP transporter solute-binding subunit, with translation MKKRKWMASTVAAVAFSLVLAACGNDDKEKATNGDQKEDVKFVSIATGGTGGTYYPLGGTFAKIIKDETGIDANAITSGASAENMAILEAKDAEVAFTQTDIATYATEGKYMFKEKIDTIKGIGTLYPETIQIVTTKKSGIKSIEDLKGKVVSVGEAGSGTRANAEQIFEIHGMTFKDIKERNLSFDDSTTGIQDRTIDAAFITAGTPTGAVEGLAATEDVVIVPIQEGKIKELTEKYPYYAQDEVSKGTYKLDKSVPTVAVQAMLVVRGDLSEDLVYKMTKAIYENTDKIQHAKKKFIKAETALDGLGIELHRGAKKYFDEKGITKE
- a CDS encoding phosphatidylglycerophosphatase A family protein → MKRRVHSEEVTKAAIQKLKDRGVTILDIAEIVFELQSPYSQNLTLDECVDSVENVLLKREIQHAILVGVELDTLAEQGKLSEPLQSIVETDESLFGIDETIALGASLGYGSIAVTNYGHLDSEKIGIIKNLDTKMGEKVHTFLDDLIGAIAASAASRLAHRIRDYEDELTTAFFKENEKMIK
- a CDS encoding alpha/beta hydrolase, with the protein product MAIQHGTITDFTIESKELNEEISFLVYLPENFSPLYKYHLLITQDGKDYFQLGRIPRLADEFLAKGEIENVIIVGIPYKNVKDRRKKYHPDGEENKAYIRFIAHELLPFLEEKYPTFQMGKGRALMGDSLGATVSLMTALQYPHTFGKVVLQSPYVDKSVLQAVEQCTELHQLDIYHIIGKGETEVKTTDGKIADFLTPNRELHQLFQKMGKDTFYEEFEGNHTWKFWQPDLKRALKFLIGEK
- a CDS encoding YjcG family protein gives rise to the protein MKYGIVAFPSKKLQDLANSYRKRYDPHYSLIPPHLTLKAPFEADENQLNEIVIKLQKISKSNKPFPLHVYKVSSFEPVNNVIYFKAEINEDLQKIYQDLHEFGDQPPYSFVPHITIAQKLSHSEYSDVFNSLRMVGIEHQEEIDRFHLLYQLDNESWTVYETFRLGKE
- a CDS encoding GNAT family N-acetyltransferase, whose amino-acid sequence is MNIIIAKKQEELQQVFNVRKTVFVQEQNVSLEEEIDEFEHSAIHFLLKEEEQALGAGRFRILNGIGKVERICVLKELRGKGAGKKIMQAIEQYAKNQSIPLLKLNAQMHAIPFYENLGYRVVSEEFLDAGIPHKTMIKEIE
- a CDS encoding DUF421 domain-containing protein translates to MNLWSIAADLAVGYVALFALTKFLGKTQIAQLSPFDFVSAVTLGELVGNSIYDKEISTIKMLFAVIIWGALIFITEIATQKSRKFRHFSEGKPAIIINKGKIDYQELKKNRLDMNQMQHLLRSKDVFSVRECEYALLETDGTLSVLKKPLYDEVTKQDLNLIHTPNEGVLPLTVILDKEIIYDNLKIIDKDESWLRSEMEKAGIKHSEEVLYAEWTEGQNLFIQTFDKRISS
- a CDS encoding stage VI sporulation protein F — encoded protein: MQNGFFKNIEKKTGVNMNDIFELANSLQNANFKDEKTVRNVIRKVSQIANKPVSREMENKLVESIVKDGKKIDFNTISNMINKK
- a CDS encoding YjcZ family sporulation protein, encoding MSGYGWGGCGCGPQVAGYGYCGGYGGGSTFVLIVVLFILLIIVGASFC
- the spoVAE gene encoding stage V sporulation protein AE is translated as MLAMFFWAFVIGGLFCVVGQLLFDVAKLTPGHTLSLLVVIGAVLAGFGLYEPLIDFAGAGATIPITSFGNSLVQGAMQEADKHGIVGVLTGMFEVTSSGISAAIVFGFLGALLFKPKG
- the spoVAC gene encoding stage V sporulation protein AC, coding for MANTDKTVEQERYEKIEKKHEIKRPILKNCIRAFFIGGIICSIGQAIMYFYIYFFNFTEQTAGNPTVATMVFFAMLLTGFGVYDRLGQYAGAGSAVPVTGFGNAVISAAIEHRTEGFVLGVGGNMFKLAGSVILFGVFSAFIIALIKTLLTMWGGL
- a CDS encoding YhcN/YlaJ family sporulation lipoprotein → MNLLRSLIIVMTIILVGCGANNKKGTDDSQLALIKTTNPPPVDLDKKDQSVAEQVKKDVLNFNELYDVAVIEGKKDILVAYKVRHFERFKMKKIEKDLKKTLKKKYPDEKITVSSDYKIFLEVVRLKEDMSKGKVTEKEAKKRLEEILKLQSALT
- the fabI gene encoding enoyl-ACP reductase FabI, yielding MTLSLAGKTFVVMGVANKRSIAWGIARSLHNSGARLIFTYAGERLEKNVRELADTLEGQDAFILPCDITKDEEIEKCFATIKEEVGTIHGLAHCIAFANKEDLAGEFVDTSRDGFLLAHNISSYSLTAVAKAAKELMTEGGSIVTMTYLGGERVVTNYNVMGVAKASLDASVRYLAADLGKHGIRINSISAGPIRTLAAKGINDFNSILKEIEEKAPLRRTTTQEEVGDTAVFLFSDMSRGITGENIHVDSGYHILAR
- a CDS encoding monovalent cation:proton antiporter family protein translates to MEQHVSLISLVIVIVAAFITPLILHRLKLNFMPVVVAEIIIGLFIGKSGFNLVEQDMWLETLSTLGFIFLMFLSGVEIDFNAFKNGKKKSKLPNGKEEPNRLFVSTVIFAGIFMVSLGLSYLFVFFGLIENAFLMTLIISTISLGVVVPTLKEANITKSGIGQIILLVAVIADLATMILLAVFVSVSGEDGGNMWLLLVLFGAGVILYFVANRFVKKSFFSALSTGTVQIGTRAIFTLIMVLVALSEYVGAENILGAFLAGVLVSLLSPNQELVRQLDSFGYGFLIPIFFVMVGVDLDLWTLLSDKKMLMLIPLLMIAFFISKVIPMLYLRKWYDMKTTMASTFLLTSTLSLVIAAAKIAERMKVITPQMSGTLILVAVITCVITPIIFKKLLPKEAAEDRQIQVAFVGANQLTMPVSRELKSSLYSPILYHTKQDKSDRPIANSVFNIIEMDDYEVETLEAHGVFDADIVVLMTGDEERNATLAFATKDKGVERVIARVESGDLEEPLLEHGLEVFSVYLSSKALLRALIESPSVMDILTDKETSLHEITMNNPQFEEMPLRTFPFTGDVIFVRIYRGNESIVPHGDTELHLNDRLIVTGSKEYVDELKRELEFYAYV